Within Quercus lobata isolate SW786 chromosome 5, ValleyOak3.0 Primary Assembly, whole genome shotgun sequence, the genomic segment tgaaaataaagaataattaaaaaatcaagaaattttgctattttattaaaatgtcatataaaatagataatctgatgcttagtgttttaaaaagtgagcataaaaataaaaaaaaaaatgatgttcttatgctaaaataaacataaatttcaTGCAAATGTATAATTGTTTTCAACCTTtactcaaaaatatatatatatatatatatataattgggaTTTAAACTGACATTTCCAACGTGGACATATAAAATACACAATATTGGTGAGAGATTACGAATGAAATGTTTTGACGTGTCACAATCAGTGTTCATTTTTCCAATATTCTAGAGGTACAAATATGAATTTGTGACTGCCTTTTATGCGGATTATtcatattctcaaaaaaatttgtccaGTATTAATGCCCAACTCCTCTCTCcctccaaaaaggaaaaatatatagaatGTTAGAAATGCAAAATGCAAGCAAATTCATTGCATTCTAAATTTTAATCCCTGAAACTTATATTAcaagtaaattaatttatagCACTGTTTACAAGCGTAAAGACATGTAATTCAGTACTACACTGCTAATCATAACATATACACCTTCCAACAATTTCACCACCATGCATAACATCACTGGGGGAACATCAATTCAGATATCCACTAACACCAATGTTACAATGTGCTGCCGTAACACCAAATCCTCAGTGATTACCACACACACCAACTTAATTGGTCATCCGGACAACCACAATGATGAAATCAATTGGAATTTATAGCACAGAAAACATAGAAATTCACAAGAGAAATAGTAGGAGAAAGATCAACAATATATCAAGGATATATTTTCTGCTCATCTAGGTTGGCTAAGAATCCTATAAATAGTGCAAGGCACAATGAAATTTTTGTATCCTATATTGGGGTTTTCATTAACAAAGATTGAAGCAGGAATGATAGTTTTTGACTGGATTGTCCGCATATGCCATCAATCAGATGCTAAGGAAGCAGAGCCATGTACAACATCATGAAAACAAAATGATTTATCTACACCATGAACCAGAAATTCCAACAGATAAGATGCCATAGACCCTTTTGCAAGACAGATAATTAAAAAGGTTGGACATGATAGTTTCAACCAAAAAAGATAGCATGGGAACATGAGAGAAAGTGCAGTCGACACTCGGAAGGCAGCCTCAACAACAGAGATGCTAGTTTACTACgacaattatgaaaatttgcATACTACAATATGATTGGGATTAAcctttttgataattcaataggtTATAACAAGGGAGGGGGTATTTGAAACCTGAAGATTTCCATTGAAAATATTTGGAGGTGTTGAGCTAAAGGCTCTTGGCAGATCAGGATGGACAACCAGACTATATCCTAGAAAGTAAACTCAATAAAAACAGAGTAGTTTGCCTTTGCAAAGAGATCCccaaaacacaatatatttatatagtgacATAATATCATTTTGCTttgtaaaaataagaatattgtCAAcacaaattcaataaaaatggATAGACAACCAGACTATATCCTAGAAAGCAAACTCAATAAAATGGCGTAGTTTGCCTTTGCAAAAAGAtccccccacacccccccccccccaaaaaaaaaaagtagtgacaATATCATTTTGCTTTGTAAAAATAAGAATCTATCAACGCATGGCTCATTTCCAGAACTAAGTTAACCCTAATACTAAAGCTTAGATGTATTTTTGAAATGCCAAAATATTCCTCAGTCAGAGGAGATGATGATTAACGGATAGGTTTGGCAACTATGAAAAATCCAATAGCCACTTAAGCTGAACATCTTTTCCCTTAGTCAGGACCAAGGAGAAGTACAGAATTATCTTTGAAAGGAGAGTAATAAGAGCCAGCAGGGTACTAATAGTTGTGATCTTGAGATATGTATCAAATGTAGACCAGAAGGTGGAACGCATATAACACGTTGAGGAGAtataattccaaaaattatatcttataGGCTTTTCAGATACAAAGCATATGCCGACTTTTCAGATGTGATATGAAATTTACTGCACTAAATGTCATAGAGCATGTAGAGAAGCCcagaaataatatatatacttgaGAAACGATGATTTCTTGATTTAGCTTTGCAACAAACTATCATAAACCTAGGATAAGGCACAATATAGAATTATGCACAGAGGGAGAGAGTATatcatgtattttatttaattgcaGAAGTTGAGCCTCTTTTCCCACCACTCTATAAATGTAAACCAAGGAGAATATTGAAATAAGGTATCATCACCGCAGCACTGCACTTGTCACCGATAGAAAAGATTCTTCTAGCAAGAAGCTGAGAGTGAGATGTTGAATGGCCAGAAAAGCAACACATATattaaaagtttgaaaattatGGTCATCCTTGAAAACATTTTTGGGCATGAACATCAATTTTATAGAGTATGACAGCATTGGAAATAAGAGGGACTCCACATTAGTCAAAGACATGACCAGATTATATAAAacgaaaggaaagaaagaaaggtcCTAATAGTTCTAAGATACTGCAGATGGAGAATAGATTGACAGATGGAAGCCTATACGGTTAAACATAAAACCACCACCAGATCTTCCTGCACAATCTTGATAGTCACTGCCATGGAAGAACAGGAGGATTCCAGTTGAAGAAGCCTAGAAAAGAAGCCCTCTCCAGAACCAAACCTAAAGGAACTAAGGAGAGGAACCATAAGGGAAAGAATTCCAAGATTATAACTATTCACCTTCAACATCTAGATGCGTCCTTAAAACTCAGGTGGCCATTATAAATGCCTGAATCAAGTTTTCAGCTGCACGCTTCTGTTCAGGTGTGCCTGATATAAGAGCAATACGATCACCACGGGAAGATTTGGAATCAGAAATCTCTATCATTGCACCTGATATCTGGAGGGAAAACAAGTAGGTGTTAAAATGTCATTCAATCAAACAAATTTGTTCAATATTTTAAGATGTACTGTATATGATGTTCCAAGACAGCCGAATTTAGAGGTAAAATCAAAACATAAGGCATTAGATTAAATTAGGTACAcaaaagaacattttttttttttattattggtaagttacacatgctcCTAGTGGCTCTTGAACCTATGACCTCATCCTCTGTCCCATTATTATGGGAGAAGGAAGTGCCTTGAGTTATAGCTCACTGGCtaggaaaacaaaagaatatgGTGAAtagacatttatttatttgagttCGAAGAGTCAAGTTTATTTGATGTAATGCCAAAATAAGTATGAAATATTAGAAAATTGTCCACTTCAACAAAATAGAAGCAACAATGCCATTGCTGGGAAACATACGTATCTTGGATGCCTACCAGCATCTTAAAGGATATATATCAGAATGTGAACAAGCTGTAGCAAATATGAACAAAGGTAATACAAATAATCAGGGTAAACTGCGTGGGATTTTTGGCCCCAAGTCCAATGACTTGATTTCTTGAACATGCAGTAGTGCTTAATATTGATTTATTGCTAAATGTCCTTGGCTGCAAGCTGGGCTCTCTGCCAATGAAATATCTGGGTCTTCCTTTGGGTGCTAATTTCAAGGATAAGACTAAATGGAATCCGATTCTGGAGAAAATGGAAAGGAAATTGGCGGGTTGGAAACGCTTGTATCTATCAaagggaggtagagtcactCTAATCAAAAGCACCCTTTTTAATTTACCCACTTACTTCCTTTCTATATTTCCTATACCTGCTAGTGTGGCTAACCGAATAGAGAAGCTTCAGCAGAATTTCTTATGGGGCGGTTTTGGTGATGAACCTAAAATGCATTTGGTTAAATGGGCTACTGTATGCACTCCTATTTCTTAGGGTGGATTAGGGATAAGGAAGATAAGACTTTTCAATATAGCTCTACTTGGGAAGTGGTTATGGAGATTTGGGATTGAGAAGGATGCCCTTTGGAGACAAGTGATAGAGTTGAAATATGGATGTCTGTGGGGGGGGATGGTGTACCAGATCTGTTAAGGGTCCTTATGGTGTTGGTTTATGGAAGAGTATCAATCAGGGTTGGCCTTCTTTCTCTCGCCACATTCTGTATGATATTGGTGATGGGTCTAGGGTGAAGTTTTGGCAAGACCGTTGGTGTGGAGTGACACCTCTTGCAATTAGCTACCCTAAACTGTTCAGATTTTGCAGGAATAAGGAGGCTAGTGTGGTTGAGCTTATGAAATCCCCCAATGGTGTCCTTTTTTGGGATGTGAGTTtctttaggggtgtgcatgtTCGAGAATTAGAGGCTTTGTCAAGCTTCATGGAAACCATATATGGTTCTTCTATAAGGGGGTTTGGTGAGGATAAGATGCGTTGGATTCCTAGCAAAGCTAAGGGGTTCTTGGTGAAagattattatagaattttagctGGTCCTACTATCTTCGGTTTTCCTTGGAGaagtatttggaagcagaagattctctctagagtagctttctttgtaTGGTCTGCTGCCTTAGGGAAATGCTTGACGATTGATAATTTGCGAAAAAGGAAGATgtggattttggattggtgctacATTTGTAGGAGTAATGGTGAATCGGTTGACCATCTCTTCCTTCATTGTCCCGTTGCTATGGATCTATGGTCtatgtttttgggtttatttggagtatCTTGGGTTATGCCACATATTGTTTTGGGGCTGTTAGAGTGTTGGCAAGGCAGCTTTGGTCGTCATCAAAATGGTTATATATGGTCCATCGTTCCTCATGGCTTAATgcggtgtctttggagggagagaaatagtcgttgttttgaagatattgagagATCTATTCCAGACCtcaagcttttcttttttagaactttgttagattggttgtttgctttgcaaaacaaatctttcccttctttttttgttttcctagactcttgcaatttttgtttttgatttgttgtCCCCTTGTTCACTTCCTGTGTTCTAGGGTGTTtcctttttgatatcaatatatcttattacttatcaaaaaaaaaaaattgttataaccTCCTTCCTACTATTATATAAGCAACtaaatattattactattaaagtaaccaaaaaatatagattCTATGCCCCTATCCAACAATTCTGAAAATTGAGGTTCAAAATATAGCCATCTTGGCAAATGCCTAAGCAAGAGTTGAAGGTACCATTTTATACATTATACAAATTCACAGGTTACAGAAAGGGAACTCCACAATAACACTTTAGATTCCCTTATATAGATTAAAGCATGCTAACTACTGGtcagaaaataaaatcttaaacaGGAAGATGAACCAACCTTCCGAAGGTTTGCTATATTGGCCCCTCCCTTACCCATCACTTTACCCACTGCATTGGCAGGGACCAAAATCTCAAGTGTTGAAGGGGGAGGCAACCTGCATAGGCACATGGAATTAAAAGCGAACCCagattaaaaataagtaaataaagcCAAAGGACAATTGTTCAAGAGCAAATCACAAGATAATAATATACTAACCCTCCATACAGCTTGGATGAATATGTGGGCAAGGATCCATAGCCATTTTCACCCATCTatcataaagaaagaaaaggaaaatgaatgCTACAAAAAGGCACTTGAACAAGAAACAAACATCAAATAGAACAACTGAACCACAGTAATTAGGATCCAGTTTAACACTTGCAAATTGCAACTAACTGAATaaaacaaccaccaccaaaaaataaaaatcataaacccGTCTCAGATTGAATCAACTAGAAAGCTTATTCAATCTAGAAAGCTCTAATCATAAACAAACAGTCTAAATCAAAGGCACATATTAGAAAAAACCAACAAGGGCTTTCAAAATCATGCCAGATTTTACTACCTTGGCAAATTTCCAACCTACTTAATAAAGAACAAGTTAGAATTTTTCCTCTTGTGAAACAAAGTGAGAAGAGGATAGAGGAACTAATAGTATCAAACACTGTTTTAAGAGAAAGGGAGGGggggaaaatatatatatatatatcaataaaaacGCACTGAGAAGTGCAAAAAATGGTTGAACCAAGTAACACGTCGTAATGCTAAACATCATTTTAGTAAGATCTTATAATAATCACTTCGCTCCATGAATTGACTGATGGTACACACCTAGATGAGTAGAAGGAATTACAGTAATTACCAGCACCGATCATGACAAACATATATTATGATGGTGAACAAAGTTGTGGTTTCAGCAGctatatgattaaaaaaagaaaaaaagaagtaaaaataacAGTATCAGCATACCGACAAAGATCCATATCCATAGAGGCCACTTGAAGAAAGAATTCCCAGTCCACTTCCACTTTCGACCCTCTGATCATAACCCAAAGAACCAACAGGGGGAACAGAAGGCAGGACAGATGGAACTGAAAGACCAGTGCCAGCTGAGAACAAGGAATCAGCACCGACACTAGGGTTATGGCCAGCATCTCTATCTCTCAAAACATCATCACGAAGCCTTAAAACAATCTGGATAAGTGCATCTCTAACACTACCAACTTCTCCAAGCACCTAAATGAGGAgcaatttaattataatatatgaCCCATAAATAAGAAATAGTAAACAACAAATCTGACAGACTTCTAGAAAACAAACCTCCACAAGTTCATCGTTTCCATCAGCACACTTAGGCTTATCACCTTTCGAGATTCGGACATCAGCTTTGGTTCTCTTACGGATCTCATTTATAATAGAGCCACTTTTTCCAATGATACACCCAATAACCTTAGATGGAACAAGGAGTCTAATTGAAACAGTgtcatcttcttcatcactAATCTTCCCTTGAAGCAACAGAACAGCTTCAACTGCCATGGATTTCAGATCATCGGGAGACTGAAAACAAGGGAAACTTGGCATATCAACAAGTTTTCAAGATGAATACTATTGTGCAGCACATTGATAGAATGGAGTCGATGCACTTCACCAACGAACAACACAAACATTGACAAACAAGTAGAGACAGCTACTCTTGCTATGATCTTAAACATATTTATGTTATAACAGATATATCTACTTTCTATTTgcaataatatatatcaaaatcagtaagacaaaaaaataaataaataaaaagcatgCCCTCTGTAAGGTACAGGAAATATTGAAAATTGCCAAAAATTGCCTCTCACAAATTTTTCCATACAAGTGTTGTCAAAACATAGAATTTCCCCATTATCTAACCATCCATTTTAAAGATTATCAACTATGAAAGAGGGCATAATAGATGCATCTATGTAATTagatttctaattaaaaaaaaccaaaccagaAGAATCAGAGGGCAACACGGCATCCCTTGCTCCATCTAGTTTGAGAAATTCTGAAGAATAAATCAtcattattactatttttaaaaagttgaggAAGTAAAGCACATACCTCTGTTGCCGTAATTGTGATGATACACTCATCACGATCCTCCTTGGTATCATCAACCTCAATACGAGCACCACTAGCCTGCCTTATACTTTTAATTGTACCACCTCCCTTGCCAATGACACGCCCGATCTTGTCAAAGGGACACAATACTCTTACAATTAACTCCTCAGATCGTGAGGCACTGCTGAACCCAGACATCATAGGAAGAGTAGATGAATAAAGGGGCCATGTATTCCCTGTTTCAGCATAAACAGGGAGATCCTGTACATTTGATGCAGCTATGATTGGAGGAACAGATCTAGCGGTGATAGCATCTGCACTTGGAAACAATCCACCTGATGGATAAATAGGGACATCTGATGGAATGATAAGACTTGGAGGAGCTTCTTGTACAGTCGTCTCAAGAGGAATCTCTTCTCTAGGAGTGAACTTGTACATAATTGCAGAAACTGCAAACAGCGCTTTCTTCACTGCCTCTGGTTCACCAGCAATCTAATCATATGATAAGAGAataattaaaacccaaaaagcCTTTTTCTAATTGATAAGTTAAGTTACACATGAATGATGCATCTAAGGATCTTCAACCCACCACCTCACTCtcaccttgctcttacaagggaGTAGATGCCATTAAACTAGAAATCATTGGCCAATTAAACCACAGAAAGATactgtaaaataaattttgtaaagatGAAAGCGAACCTTgacagaaaaatgaaaaatcataatGAAGGGCATATATTGTACTACATATACTATCCATGCACAATACCCAATCAACAGCAATACAATTTggcatgtaaaaaaaaatgaaaaagtaattgaCTGTTCCACGGTAAATGGTAACCAGGACAACATTTTGTAATCTGAATAATCTATAACAAACTtcgataaaaaataaaaataaaaagaaattgaatgagTTATagtaatactttttttttgaaaagtaaaaggATTGATAATATCAAGGGAATAATGAGATATAGTAATACTAACCATTAGAAAATTGTCGAAGTCCAAAGCACAGGAGTGAGTCGGGTCAGTGGCATCCTTGGCCGTGACCTTAATATTTGTCCTCGTCTTACCTCtcagtttttttattgttgCCCCAGCCTTACCAATGATATTTGCAGATTGGCTAGATGGAACAAGAATTTGACATTCCTCCCTATCCTTCCGCTTCTTGTCAGAATCTCCAATGGAAGCCACAGCATTTGCAATGGCAGCATGAACTCTGAGAAGAGCATCCTGAGCAGCACATAAAGGTTCCCTGTTACTGAACTCATCATCAATTTCAACCTCCGCCTTTTCCTTAATATAGCAGTAGATTGTTATGACACGGTCCTTAGCACCTGGATATGGATCCACAACCTTAACTTTTGCCCTCGTCTCTTGCCTAATAGAATTTATGACTTTCCCACTCTTGCCAATAACACTACCAATGACCCCATCTGGGCAAAGTATTCTATAAACAACCACTTCATCATTCCCCCTTTCATCTTTGTCATTCATCCGTCTCTTCTGATTCTTGTCCCCATCATAGTCCCTCTGCCCACGGTATCGCTTCCCAGTCTCACCCATTTTTCTAATTTCAACTTGGCTCCTGAAAGTGCAAAATCAGTCTAAGTTTAAATACTTTTTCCTACTCAACCTAAATGCACCTATGCCATTTAACAATTTCCACAAAAAATTCATGCTGCACAAACGGTCATGGACCCTTGCTTCAATTTAATAAATACCATGGCTTATCAGACTCAAAACTTGAGTTTCTAGTTCATTAATTTCTAGTTTTTCAGCATTCAAACATGAACAAATTGAAAAACCACACAAAGCTACATCTGTAACAAATTGCCCACACAAAAACTTATACAAAATAACATGGAAAgaaaccaagaaaaagaaaactatattATGGG encodes:
- the LOC115989417 gene encoding KH domain-containing protein At4g18375, translated to MGETGKRYRGQRDYDGDKNQKRRMNDKDERGNDEVVVYRILCPDGVIGSVIGKSGKVINSIRQETRAKVKVVDPYPGAKDRVITIYCYIKEKAEVEIDDEFSNREPLCAAQDALLRVHAAIANAVASIGDSDKKRKDREECQILVPSSQSANIIGKAGATIKKLRGKTRTNIKVTAKDATDPTHSCALDFDNFLMIAGEPEAVKKALFAVSAIMYKFTPREEIPLETTVQEAPPSLIIPSDVPIYPSGGLFPSADAITARSVPPIIAASNVQDLPVYAETGNTWPLYSSTLPMMSGFSSASRSEELIVRVLCPFDKIGRVIGKGGGTIKSIRQASGARIEVDDTKEDRDECIITITATESPDDLKSMAVEAVLLLQGKISDEEDDTVSIRLLVPSKVIGCIIGKSGSIINEIRKRTKADVRISKGDKPKCADGNDELVEVLGEVGSVRDALIQIVLRLRDDVLRDRDAGHNPSVGADSLFSAGTGLSVPSVLPSVPPVGSLGYDQRVESGSGLGILSSSGLYGYGSLSMGENGYGSLPTYSSKLYGGLPPPSTLEILVPANAVGKVMGKGGANIANLRKISGAMIEISDSKSSRGDRIALISGTPEQKRAAENLIQAFIMAT